The Spirulina subsalsa PCC 9445 region AACCATTAACAGGGAATGGGTGTGATAGCCGAACTTGTGGTATAGGGAGAGGGCGGTTTGATTGTTGGCGAACACTTGTAAGCCTATTTGGCGATCGCCTCTTGCCATTGCCCAAGCTTGTGCTTCTTGCATCAAGGCACTTCCCAGGCCTTTCTGACGGTGTTCGGGTCGGACATAGAGCAGGAAAATCTGGGCAAAGCGATCGCCTTCTATCGGATCTAAGGCATTCCCTAACCATAATCCTGCTACCGGATTAAAGGCTAACTCGTCTTCTGGCACCACCCACCAGCGCGGCGTTTGTTCGGAACAATACTGATCAATCATTTGCCATCCCAAACCCTCAGCAAAGCCATCCGGACATAATTCCTGATAGGTTAAGGAGACAAACTCCAATAAAACCGACCGCTCCTCAGAGGAAGCTTTAGCCCAACCATACCCTACAGGCAAACTCACAGCCCCCTCCTAGACCCGAGGCGCTGCACTCACCCCTCCCCAAGGTGTTATCGGTGTAATCCGGGCTTGATCCGCCTCAAACGCCTCCACTGGAGCAGGCGCCGCCAAATCAGAAGGCAGGAAAATCCGCGCACTCACTGCCACTAAAGCCACCAAAAAGATTAAAACCACGATGAAAGGGGCTACATATTGACGGAAAAATGCCATAGAGATAACTCCAATTTCTTGGGTAAGGTTTGCCTTGACAAAGTTATCTGAGCTTGTTGGGTCTAACTCACGTTCTTAAGCCCTTAGAGATGTTTAAAGTTAGACGACAGAGCCGCGAACTGGCACCCATTCCGAGGTGTCTTGACCCAGATAACGTAGTTCTTGAAAAACCTAGTCTGGTCACGTTTAGACTTTTTCAAGCCCCCGTTAGATTGTGTCAGCAATTTAACGGCGGGTTCGTGACAACACCAGATTCAGCCAGAACAACCTTCTGATTTTAACCCAATGTCGGGCAGAATTCCCTTATCCTCTGTAGGTTAGGGTTAAGTTGTTGTTGGCAGCCCCAACTTCAGCCAAGCAAGTTGGCGAGCCAGTGAACGAAGAATCCCCGTCTAGGCAAGAGTAGGGACTGTCAACGTCCTATTACCTTGACTACGCCAATGCCGCCGAAATATAAGCCCAGGACGGCTCCGGCGAGGAGGGATTGAGTTACTGGGTCGGTGGAAGGGGTTAAGACAGCACCGAGGATGACGGCACCGAGGACGACGAAACGCCATCCGGCGGTCATTTGGGCGGAGGATACGATACCGAGGAGACTTAATAAGATTTGTAAGATGGGGACTTCAAAGACTAAGCCGGTGCAGAACATGAAGAGCAGGATAAAATCAAAGTAACGCTCAATAGACCAAGCTTGTTCGACGACATCGGCTCCATAGTTAATGAAGAAGTTAAGGGCGGCGGGGACTAGGACCCAATAGGCAAATCCTAGACCAACGAAAAAGAGGACACTGGCTCCTAGGACGACTGGACCGAGTAAACGTCTTTCGCGACGGGTGAGGCCGGGGAGGACAAAGCGGACAACCTGATAAATAATGAAGGGACTGGCGAGTAAGATTCCACAGTAGGCGGCGACTTTGAAGGATACCCAGAAGAATTCCCCGGGGGCAAGTTGGAGGAATTTCACGCCTTGGGCGGGAACTTCTAGGATGTTGACGATGGGACGCACGGCAAAGAAACAGCCTACCATGGCGATCGCAACAGCGATTAAACTATAAAAAATCCGCATCCGCAATTCTTCGAGATGGTCGAATAAAGACATTTCGAGATCCTCGGGGATTTCGTCGAGATACTCTTCCGGGTTGAGATCAGGGTTGGGTTTTACTTCAGTCGTCGCCATGCTTTGTGATTCTGGGGTCTATTGCTCCTTCGTTATTCTAACCAATCACGGGTTCAGGGAGCTATGGGACGAGGCATGGGGATCCCTAGGGATCTCTATTTTTGGGTTTTTTCTCAGTCTTGAACGGGGATTAATCCAACTCACTAAATGTCACATTTCCTACAGAACACTACATTGGGTGACAAAAATTGGGTTGACGAGATGTTATGATTTAATGACGGTTGAAGATGTGAACCACCCCACCCTGCCTAGGCGTGAGGATGGAGCTTCCTGATTCAATGGGAAGTGCTTTCTATACCGAAATATAGCGAGTCTTATCTTCCCTCCCCAGGCAGAAGTCCTAGTTCCTAAGACCCAAATTTTCTCTTGCAACACAGCCCTTTTTAGCTTGGTTTTCGCTTTGGGAGTTAGTGGTCAAGATCTATTTATCTTAGCATGGATTCGCTGTCGCTCAGTATATTGCTGGGTTGCTATCCATCCCCTCCCTGCAAGCGAGGAAGGGGAATTCCGCAACATTTTTGTTAAATATCAATGG contains the following coding sequences:
- a CDS encoding GNAT family N-acetyltransferase, which gives rise to MSLPVGYGWAKASSEERSVLLEFVSLTYQELCPDGFAEGLGWQMIDQYCSEQTPRWWVVPEDELAFNPVAGLWLGNALDPIEGDRFAQIFLLYVRPEHRQKGLGSALMQEAQAWAMARGDRQIGLQVFANNQTALSLYHKFGYHTHSLLMVKPLRSFIARE
- the tatC gene encoding twin-arginine translocase subunit TatC, which encodes MATTEVKPNPDLNPEEYLDEIPEDLEMSLFDHLEELRMRIFYSLIAVAIAMVGCFFAVRPIVNILEVPAQGVKFLQLAPGEFFWVSFKVAAYCGILLASPFIIYQVVRFVLPGLTRRERRLLGPVVLGASVLFFVGLGFAYWVLVPAALNFFINYGADVVEQAWSIERYFDFILLFMFCTGLVFEVPILQILLSLLGIVSSAQMTAGWRFVVLGAVILGAVLTPSTDPVTQSLLAGAVLGLYFGGIGVVKVIGR